A single region of the bacterium genome encodes:
- a CDS encoding tetratricopeptide repeat protein, giving the protein QKEKLSALLLKNKEDISVLWVISKLASCEDEFMKLSSLAIERVEEDTRGGNARILYNYGVAYTKKGQIEKGEECFSKAIRRYLNDVSAWYSLGMIYQDSGEEEKAVGCLKKALEIDPDCSIIWANLSLVHKRRDEVEEEIECLKKALIIDPENPFFWHSLGKSYERLNRYQEAEKHYQEALRLEEKNIEIMYSLASIYRKTGDYEKEKILLEKILSKEPDCSFAWYDIAMLYKRENSIEREIGCLKSVIKSEPEYETAWYEMGIAYEKVGNEEFAFRSYREAIRIDSYYDDAWYNLGVLYGQRKDEYNEMECYRKSIETNPEQKKAWYNLGVIYKKQELIEEEIKCYEKAIEIDSDYKKAWFNLGIAYYKVKKNREAINVFRKVIFIDPKYIESWYILGVVYDQEKDYENATFCYGKCLELDVKHYKAWYKMGVIYERENKLIQAEERFRKCLEIRADYANGYFHLGLIYYRKDKLDLAIDYLNKCINTNQRYKSAWRCLTQIYKERGEKNQEVKCYLKLTEIFKDDPEDWCNLGLCHKEARKTSEAIICFNKAVEVDPKCIYAYYNLGVIFEEQGLVNKSMDLYEKIIIMDPEYAPAWYRLANLYNLETEFEKKESCHRKLLTFDKDNPKTWYDLSLLYKEKNDLDKEIKCLEKVVALDPDFQMAWYNLGIAFEKRDTVNSSEVKSSRKEVLRDKNSVVNWLNLALAYKKDKNTSQELECLKRALSIEPQNKEALKRIGFTYQENDKLEEALSCFKKALEIMKDDIEILLGLGETYTHLQNYEQAISIYTKTITIDPFNLKTWKDLGKIHKVLEDYKLSIKCYTKIVELDEENIDGWLDLGKVYLLDKNFEEAVNCYKHVLSKRKEDLEAWQNLSFAYQESKNLKEAVSCLRKIIDIDPNNEKAWYDLYNLYHEIKDFQSEYQCLEKLIEICPTNIEALLRLAQLNEETLELKKSLDYYRKALEIDKERLDIWTSLVRLYKKKENKSKVIECYENIIALNSWDIKSLIELGELYEEKNWKNKARKCYQKVLEIDPENAKAKEVLKL; this is encoded by the coding sequence ACAAAAAGAAAAACTCTCGGCTCTCCTTCTTAAGAATAAAGAAGATATCTCTGTGCTTTGGGTAATAAGTAAACTAGCTTCCTGTGAAGATGAGTTTATGAAGCTTTCTTCATTGGCTATAGAGAGGGTAGAGGAAGATACAAGAGGAGGAAACGCTAGAATTTTATATAATTATGGAGTTGCCTATACTAAAAAAGGTCAGATAGAGAAAGGAGAAGAATGTTTTAGTAAAGCGATAAGAAGGTATTTAAATGATGTCTCTGCTTGGTATAGCTTGGGTATGATTTATCAAGATTCTGGGGAAGAAGAAAAAGCAGTAGGTTGCCTCAAGAAAGCTTTAGAGATAGACCCAGACTGTAGCATCATCTGGGCTAATTTAAGTTTAGTTCATAAAAGGAGAGATGAAGTAGAAGAAGAGATAGAGTGTTTAAAAAAAGCTTTGATTATTGATCCTGAAAATCCATTTTTTTGGCATAGCCTTGGAAAAAGTTACGAAAGATTAAATAGATATCAAGAAGCTGAAAAACACTATCAAGAAGCTTTAAGATTAGAGGAAAAGAATATTGAGATAATGTATAGTTTAGCTTCTATTTACCGAAAAACAGGAGATTACGAAAAAGAAAAGATACTTTTAGAAAAGATATTGTCAAAGGAACCAGACTGTAGCTTTGCTTGGTATGATATTGCCATGCTTTATAAAAGGGAGAATAGCATTGAGAGAGAGATAGGATGTTTAAAGTCAGTGATTAAATCAGAACCTGAATATGAAACTGCTTGGTATGAGATGGGGATAGCTTATGAAAAGGTAGGTAATGAAGAGTTTGCTTTTAGAAGTTATCGAGAAGCCATAAGAATAGATTCTTATTATGATGATGCCTGGTATAACTTAGGGGTTTTGTATGGCCAAAGAAAGGATGAATATAATGAAATGGAATGCTACCGAAAGTCGATTGAAACTAATCCTGAACAAAAAAAAGCCTGGTATAATTTAGGAGTAATTTACAAAAAGCAAGAGTTAATAGAAGAAGAGATAAAATGTTATGAGAAGGCGATTGAGATTGATTCTGACTACAAGAAAGCTTGGTTTAATTTAGGCATTGCTTACTATAAGGTAAAAAAGAATAGAGAAGCTATTAATGTATTTAGAAAAGTAATTTTTATAGATCCAAAATACATTGAAAGTTGGTATATCTTAGGAGTTGTTTATGATCAAGAAAAAGATTATGAAAATGCTACCTTTTGTTATGGTAAATGTTTAGAGCTTGATGTTAAACACTATAAAGCCTGGTATAAAATGGGTGTCATTTACGAAAGAGAAAATAAACTAATTCAAGCAGAAGAACGTTTCAGAAAGTGTTTAGAAATAAGGGCAGATTACGCTAATGGTTACTTTCATTTAGGACTAATTTACTATAGAAAAGATAAGTTAGATTTGGCGATAGATTATTTAAATAAGTGTATAAATACAAACCAAAGATATAAGAGCGCCTGGAGATGCTTAACTCAGATTTATAAAGAAAGAGGAGAGAAAAATCAAGAAGTAAAATGTTACTTAAAGCTGACTGAAATATTTAAAGATGATCCTGAAGATTGGTGTAACTTAGGTCTATGTCATAAGGAGGCAAGAAAGACTTCTGAAGCCATTATTTGTTTTAATAAAGCGGTAGAAGTTGACCCTAAGTGTATTTATGCTTATTATAATTTAGGTGTAATATTTGAAGAGCAGGGATTAGTCAATAAATCAATGGACTTGTATGAGAAGATAATAATTATGGATCCTGAATATGCACCAGCGTGGTATAGATTGGCTAATTTATATAATCTGGAAACTGAATTTGAAAAAAAGGAAAGTTGCCATAGGAAGTTGCTGACTTTTGATAAAGATAATCCTAAAACTTGGTATGATTTATCCTTACTTTATAAAGAGAAAAATGATTTAGACAAGGAGATTAAATGCTTAGAAAAAGTAGTAGCTCTAGACCCTGATTTTCAAATGGCTTGGTATAATTTAGGAATAGCTTTTGAAAAACGAGATACTGTCAATAGTTCTGAGGTTAAGAGCTCAAGAAAGGAAGTTTTAAGGGATAAAAATAGTGTCGTTAATTGGCTAAATTTAGCTTTAGCTTATAAAAAAGATAAGAATACAAGTCAAGAATTAGAATGCTTAAAAAGAGCTCTATCTATAGAGCCTCAAAATAAGGAAGCCTTAAAAAGAATAGGATTTACTTACCAGGAAAATGATAAGCTTGAAGAGGCCTTAAGTTGTTTTAAGAAAGCTTTAGAAATAATGAAGGATGATATAGAGATATTGCTTGGTCTGGGAGAAACTTATACTCACCTCCAAAACTATGAGCAGGCGATAAGTATTTATACTAAGACTATAACTATAGATCCTTTTAATCTAAAAACTTGGAAGGATTTAGGAAAGATTCATAAAGTCTTAGAAGATTACAAGCTATCTATAAAATGCTATACAAAGATAGTAGAGTTAGATGAAGAAAATATCGATGGCTGGTTAGATTTAGGAAAAGTATATCTTTTGGATAAAAACTTCGAGGAAGCTGTTAATTGCTATAAACATGTCTTATCTAAAAGAAAAGAAGATCTTGAAGCCTGGCAGAATTTAAGTTTTGCTTATCAGGAGAGTAAAAACCTTAAAGAAGCCGTTAGCTGTTTAAGAAAAATTATAGATATTGATCCAAATAATGAGAAAGCATGGTATGATTTATATAATTTATACCATGAAATAAAAGATTTTCAAAGTGAATATCAATGCTTAGAAAAATTAATAGAAATTTGTCCTACTAATATTGAAGCCTTATTAAGGTTAGCCCAATTGAACGAAGAGACTTTAGAGCTAAAGAAGAGTTTAGATTATTATAGAAAGGCCTTAGAAATTGATAAGGAAAGATTAGACATTTGGACTAGTTTAGTCAGATTATATAAGAAAAAGGAGAATAAGAGTAAGGTCATAGAATGTTACGAAAATATTATTGCTCTTAATTCTTGGGATATTAAGTCATTAATAGAGCTTGGCGAATTATACGAAGAGAAAAATTGGAAGAATAAAGCCAGAAAATGTTATCAAAAGGTGTTAGAGATAGACCCAGAAAATGCCAAAGCGAAAGAAGTTTTAAAATTGTAG
- the neuC gene encoding UDP-N-acetylglucosamine 2-epimerase (hydrolyzing) — protein MRRIAVVTGTRAEYGLLYPVMKAIEQQPDLELLVVVTGMHLAKEFGSTYQEIERDGFKIEAKVDMLLSSDTGGAQAKSIGLGIIGLTQALERLSPDIILILGDRGEPFAAAVAGVHLNIPVTHIHGGDSSWGGFDEYIRHAITKLALIHFPATKKSAQRIRRLGENPQHIYTVGSPGLDTILRYELIPHQVVLERFGLNLEQPILLVVQHPVTTQIDEASFQIQETMEAIKELKYETVLVYPNADAGSRRMIEVIERYRGLPYLKIEKNLSHLEYLSLMKIAKVQVGNSSSGIIEAPSFSLAVVNIGSRQKGRERAENVIDVSHKKDEIVEAIRFALSNEEFKERLVRCKNPYGDGRAGERIAEILRRIEINPELLKKKITY, from the coding sequence ATGAGAAGAATTGCTGTAGTCACTGGTACCAGAGCAGAATATGGACTCCTTTATCCTGTTATGAAGGCTATCGAACAGCAGCCTGATCTGGAATTATTGGTAGTAGTTACAGGGATGCACCTGGCCAAAGAGTTTGGATCTACCTATCAGGAGATAGAAAGAGATGGATTTAAGATTGAGGCCAAGGTAGATATGTTGCTCAGTAGCGATACTGGTGGGGCACAGGCCAAGTCCATTGGTTTGGGAATAATTGGACTGACCCAAGCCTTAGAGAGGCTTAGTCCAGATATTATCTTAATCTTAGGAGATCGAGGAGAGCCTTTTGCCGCCGCGGTAGCTGGTGTCCATCTGAACATCCCAGTGACTCATATCCATGGAGGAGACTCATCTTGGGGTGGATTCGATGAGTATATCCGCCATGCGATCACCAAATTAGCCCTTATCCATTTCCCTGCTACTAAAAAGAGTGCTCAAAGGATAAGGAGGTTAGGAGAAAATCCTCAGCATATCTATACTGTGGGGTCACCAGGTTTGGATACTATCCTCAGGTATGAGTTGATCCCCCATCAGGTGGTACTTGAGAGGTTTGGGCTTAATTTAGAACAGCCGATCTTACTGGTGGTCCAACATCCAGTAACTACCCAGATAGACGAGGCATCTTTCCAGATCCAAGAGACGATGGAGGCGATCAAGGAGTTAAAGTATGAGACAGTCCTTGTCTATCCTAATGCTGATGCCGGCAGTCGACGAATGATCGAGGTGATAGAAAGATATAGAGGATTACCTTATCTTAAAATTGAAAAGAACCTTTCTCACTTAGAGTATCTGAGTTTGATGAAGATCGCCAAGGTGCAAGTAGGGAATTCCTCCAGTGGGATCATTGAAGCCCCTTCCTTCTCCCTGGCCGTAGTGAATATCGGTTCTCGCCAGAAAGGGAGGGAAAGGGCAGAGAATGTGATCGATGTGTCCCATAAGAAGGATGAGATTGTCGAGGCAATAAGGTTTGCCTTATCTAATGAGGAGTTCAAGGAGCGGCTGGTAAGATGTAAGAATCCCTATGGTGACGGCAGGGCAGGGGAGAGGATTGCTGAGATCTTAAGAAGGATAGAGATCAATCCTGAGTTATTGAAGAAGAAGATTACCTATTAG
- a CDS encoding acetyltransferase — MAEKVIIMGAGGHGRVVIDILREGKQYEVVGFLDSNPNLQGRVVDGLSVLGDISLIPKLLKEGVRGGIIGIGDNNVRQGFFEDFKKEGLILINAIHPSAVVSRTVYVGCGVVISARAVVWTAAQIGDNSIINTGAIVEHENIIEENVHLASGVQLGGNVKVGRNAFIGAGSTVIPYIKIGKDAKVGAGSVVIEDIGEGITVAGVPARKI, encoded by the coding sequence ATGGCTGAAAAGGTTATTATAATGGGAGCAGGTGGACATGGAAGGGTGGTGATAGATATCTTACGAGAGGGGAAGCAGTATGAAGTGGTTGGTTTCTTAGATAGTAACCCTAACCTCCAAGGGAGGGTGGTCGATGGACTGTCAGTCTTAGGAGACATCTCCTTGATACCAAAGTTATTAAAAGAGGGAGTAAGGGGTGGGATCATTGGGATTGGCGATAACAATGTCCGCCAGGGGTTCTTCGAAGACTTCAAAAAAGAAGGCTTGATCCTTATCAATGCTATCCATCCCAGTGCCGTAGTCTCTCGAACAGTCTATGTAGGTTGTGGGGTAGTCATCTCGGCTCGGGCAGTAGTTTGGACAGCTGCTCAGATTGGAGATAATTCCATCATCAATACTGGGGCGATTGTAGAACATGAGAACATCATAGAGGAGAATGTTCATCTGGCCTCAGGCGTTCAATTAGGAGGCAATGTCAAGGTAGGGAGGAATGCCTTCATTGGAGCAGGTTCAACTGTCATCCCTTACATCAAGATTGGCAAGGATGCGAAGGTAGGGGCTGGTTCAGTGGTGATTGAAGATATAGGAGAGGGGATAACAGTAGCCGGCGTACCGGCCAGAAAGATATAA
- a CDS encoding formate--tetrahydrofolate ligase has translation MKSDIEIAQECKMLPITQVAEKIGLNEDDLELYGKYKAKINLEVIEKFKDKPSGKYIDVTAITPTPLGEGKTTTTVGLGMGLNRIGKKAIIAIRQPSLGPVFGIKGGAAGGGYSQIVPMEDFNLHLTGDTHAIGAAHNLCAAFLDNSILKGNPLNIDPSSITFRRVVDISDRTLRQIIIGLGGKDNGLPRETGFDITVASEIMAIIALTTSLQDLRKRLGKIVVANNYAGKPITAEDLQVAGAMTVLLRDAIKPNLLQTLEGTPAIVHAGPFANIAHGNSSILADLIATKVADYCVTESGFGADMGAEKFMDIKCRYSGLTPDVVVMVATIRALKMHSGDFTVVAGKPLDPKLTSENLDALERGCCNLIKQIKNMKLFGVPVIVAINLFSTDTEKEVALIRKIAINAGAEDAIPCNHWAEGGKGTEKLAHAVVAAAEKKSNFKFLYPLDISIKEKIEIIATKIYGASSVHYEPLAEKKIKMYTEQGFDKLPICMAKTHLSLSHDPNLKGSPEGFVFPVRDINASVGAGFLYPLCGAMRTMPGLPSIPAGTKVDLDENGKVLGLF, from the coding sequence ATGAAGAGTGACATTGAAATAGCCCAAGAATGTAAAATGTTACCCATTACTCAAGTTGCTGAAAAGATTGGCTTAAACGAGGATGACCTTGAATTATACGGAAAATACAAAGCTAAGATAAATTTAGAAGTAATTGAAAAATTTAAAGATAAGCCTTCTGGGAAGTATATAGATGTTACTGCGATTACCCCTACTCCCTTAGGTGAAGGAAAGACTACTACCACCGTAGGACTTGGTATGGGTTTAAATCGGATCGGCAAAAAAGCTATTATTGCTATTAGGCAACCTTCTTTAGGTCCTGTCTTTGGTATTAAAGGTGGAGCAGCTGGTGGTGGGTATTCCCAGATTGTCCCGATGGAAGACTTTAACTTACACCTTACTGGTGATACTCATGCCATAGGCGCAGCCCATAACTTATGTGCAGCTTTTTTAGATAATAGTATTCTCAAAGGAAATCCTTTAAACATAGATCCTTCAAGTATTACCTTTAGAAGAGTAGTAGATATAAGCGATCGGACTTTAAGGCAAATTATCATTGGATTGGGCGGTAAAGATAATGGCCTTCCTCGAGAAACAGGTTTTGACATTACAGTAGCTTCTGAAATTATGGCTATTATTGCCTTAACAACCAGTCTTCAAGACTTAAGAAAGAGATTAGGAAAAATAGTCGTCGCTAATAATTATGCTGGAAAACCTATCACTGCTGAAGATTTGCAAGTAGCAGGAGCAATGACCGTCTTGTTAAGAGATGCCATTAAGCCAAATCTTCTCCAAACCTTAGAAGGAACACCAGCTATTGTTCATGCTGGCCCCTTTGCTAATATTGCTCATGGGAATAGTTCTATCTTAGCTGATCTAATAGCCACTAAAGTTGCTGATTATTGTGTCACCGAGAGTGGATTTGGAGCAGATATGGGAGCAGAAAAGTTTATGGATATAAAATGTCGTTATTCTGGCCTTACGCCAGATGTAGTGGTAATGGTAGCTACTATCAGAGCTTTAAAGATGCATAGTGGTGATTTTACCGTGGTAGCTGGAAAACCACTTGATCCAAAACTTACTTCAGAAAACTTAGATGCCCTGGAACGAGGTTGTTGTAACTTAATTAAACAGATTAAAAATATGAAATTATTTGGAGTTCCAGTAATCGTAGCGATTAATTTATTTTCAACAGATACAGAAAAAGAAGTAGCTTTAATTCGTAAGATCGCTATTAATGCAGGAGCTGAAGATGCTATACCATGTAACCATTGGGCTGAAGGTGGTAAAGGAACTGAAAAATTAGCTCATGCCGTAGTAGCTGCTGCTGAAAAGAAAAGCAACTTTAAATTCTTATATCCATTAGATATTTCTATTAAAGAAAAGATAGAAATTATTGCCACTAAGATTTATGGAGCTTCTTCTGTCCATTATGAACCTTTAGCGGAGAAAAAGATTAAGATGTATACAGAGCAAGGTTTTGATAAGCTTCCTATCTGTATGGCCAAGACCCATTTATCTCTATCCCATGATCCTAATTTAAAGGGTAGCCCAGAAGGTTTTGTCTTCCCTGTTAGGGATATAAATGCTTCTGTTGGTGCCGGCTTTTTATATCCATTATGCGGCGCCATGAGAACAATGCCTGGTCTTCCTTCCATACCAGCTGGAACTAAAGTAGATCTTGATGAAAACGGAAAAGTATTAGGTTTGTTTTAA